One genomic window of Bacteroidetes bacterium SB0662_bin_6 includes the following:
- a CDS encoding UDP-N-acetylmuramate--L-alanine ligase produces the protein MMKSKRQSALGRIRRVHMVGIGGIGMSSIAEVLLNRGYWVTGSDLQLSDVTDRLTSLGAVIHEGHAAENVQDTDVVVYSSAVALKENPETVEAERQRIPTIPRSVMLGELMRMQFGVGISGTHGKTTTTSMVGLVVAEGGFDPTIIVGGKVAVFGSNAVVGEGNVIVIEADEYDRTFLRLTPSLAVITNIEAEHLDTYRDLDDIKQAFTQFANSVPFFGAAVLCLDDPIVQEIVSRIDRRIITYGMSRQAEVRTDKVWQDGATTRFNVLCRNRSLGDIALHAPGRYNVRNALAAVAVGIELEIDFEKIRAGIGRFTGVQRRFQTRGEAAGVTVVDDYAHHPTEITATLEAAHEMWPDKRIIAVFQPHLYTRTRDFMDDFAKAFFNADVLVLTDVYAAREAPIDGVNGKMLASLARQYGHRNVHYVADRKEVPGFLAGKVREGDAVVTMGAGDIWRCGGALLAELEKR, from the coding sequence ATGATGAAAAGTAAACGGCAATCGGCTCTGGGGCGTATCCGGCGGGTCCACATGGTGGGCATCGGCGGTATCGGCATGAGTTCCATCGCAGAGGTGTTGCTCAACCGGGGGTATTGGGTGACCGGCTCGGATCTCCAGCTGTCGGACGTGACGGACCGGCTGACCTCGCTTGGCGCGGTGATCCATGAGGGGCATGCCGCCGAAAACGTGCAGGATACCGATGTGGTCGTGTATTCCTCCGCGGTAGCGCTGAAAGAAAACCCGGAAACCGTGGAGGCGGAACGGCAGCGTATTCCCACGATTCCCCGTTCGGTGATGCTTGGGGAATTGATGCGCATGCAGTTCGGCGTCGGCATCTCCGGCACGCACGGCAAGACCACGACCACCTCTATGGTCGGATTGGTTGTTGCGGAGGGAGGCTTTGACCCCACCATTATCGTAGGCGGGAAAGTAGCGGTTTTCGGTTCGAACGCGGTGGTCGGCGAAGGCAATGTCATCGTGATCGAAGCGGACGAATACGATCGGACGTTCCTGCGGCTCACTCCTTCCCTGGCCGTTATTACGAACATCGAGGCGGAACACCTCGATACGTACAGGGACCTCGACGACATCAAACAGGCGTTCACGCAATTCGCGAACAGCGTGCCTTTTTTCGGAGCGGCTGTGCTTTGCCTCGACGATCCGATCGTACAGGAAATCGTCAGTCGGATAGACCGCCGGATCATTACGTACGGCATGTCGCGGCAGGCGGAGGTCCGCACCGACAAGGTCTGGCAGGACGGCGCGACCACCCGGTTTAATGTACTGTGCCGCAACCGGAGCCTGGGCGATATTGCGTTGCATGCGCCCGGCCGGTACAACGTACGTAATGCGTTGGCTGCGGTGGCGGTCGGCATCGAACTGGAGATCGATTTCGAGAAAATCCGGGCGGGTATCGGCCGGTTCACGGGCGTGCAGCGGCGTTTTCAGACAAGAGGCGAGGCGGCGGGCGTTACGGTGGTGGACGATTATGCGCATCATCCGACCGAGATCACGGCGACGCTTGAAGCGGCGCACGAGATGTGGCCCGACAAGCGGATTATTGCGGTGTTTCAGCCGCATCTCTACACGCGTACGCGCGATTTCATGGATGATTTTGCGAAGGCTTTCTTCAATGCGGACGTGCTGGTGCTTACCGATGTGTATGCCGCGCGGGAAGCGCCCATTGACGGCGTGAACGGAAAAATGCTGGCCAGTCTGGCCAGGCAGTACGGGCACCGGAATGTGCATTATGTCGCCGACAGGAAAGAAGTGCCTGGCTTTCTTGCAGGCAAGGTCCGGGAGGGGGATGCCGTCGTGACCATGGGCGCTGGAGATATCTGGCGCTGTGGCGGCGCATTGCTTGCGGAACTCGAAAAACGGTAG
- a CDS encoding FtsQ-type POTRA domain-containing protein — translation MGKTTRILGRMAGLTAVAAIVGALSFAGWTWVDGMVVREVMVEGARYADEETILALAAVDTSMRVLDVDPLLIADRAARHPWVQTGVVRRLPSGVVRIAVRERRPVALALTPDGQPAAWLDAEGHTMPLSEGAAWDVPLVWGAALPENRTQPLREASLRELLAMLPESDPLPDALVSSFEVERAGGITMYAAVPGGNDAIAVRLGSRGYAEKFRRLNAFWTQAVLPRPDKTFTTIDLRFDGQVVTKGS, via the coding sequence ATGGGTAAAACAACACGGATTCTGGGGCGCATGGCGGGCTTGACGGCGGTCGCGGCGATCGTCGGAGCGCTGTCGTTTGCCGGATGGACCTGGGTCGACGGAATGGTTGTTCGCGAGGTGATGGTCGAGGGCGCCCGGTACGCGGACGAGGAGACGATCCTCGCCCTGGCCGCTGTCGATACGAGCATGCGCGTGCTGGATGTGGATCCGCTGCTGATCGCCGACCGTGCCGCCCGGCATCCCTGGGTGCAAACCGGTGTGGTTCGAAGGCTTCCTTCCGGTGTGGTGCGGATCGCTGTCAGAGAACGGCGCCCCGTTGCCCTGGCGCTTACTCCCGATGGGCAACCGGCGGCCTGGCTGGACGCCGAAGGTCATACCATGCCGTTGTCCGAAGGCGCTGCCTGGGACGTACCGTTGGTTTGGGGCGCTGCGTTGCCTGAGAATCGCACGCAGCCGCTGCGCGAAGCCTCGCTGCGCGAACTGCTTGCCATGCTGCCGGAATCCGATCCGCTGCCGGATGCGCTCGTTTCCTCGTTTGAGGTCGAGCGCGCCGGAGGCATCACGATGTATGCAGCGGTTCCCGGCGGTAACGACGCGATTGCCGTACGGCTGGGAAGCCGCGGGTATGCCGAAAAATTCAGGCGGCTGAATGCCTTCTGGACGCAAGCCGTATTGCCGCGCCCGGATAAAACCTTTACCACCATCGATCTCCGTTTTGACGGCCAGGTTGTCACGAAAGGAAGTTGA
- the ftsA gene encoding cell division protein FtsA: protein MNERIVVGVDIGTTKVCAVVAAVDPLGSINILGVGVAESDGLNRGVVVNIDKTVAAVQVAVEEAARAADVDIRSVIVGIAGDHVQSFRTSGVITISPRDREIVANDVQRLLKDTTHVAMPADREILHVIPQEYVVDGQDGVADPVGMSGVRLEGTVHIITGLVSAAKNVYRCIEKAGYQVEDIVLEPLASSCSVLHRDEREVGVALIDIGGGTTDIAVFEDNTIRHTAVIGIAGNNVTDDIRRGLGVMRDQAEQLKCRFGVALIDMASEEEEITIPGLGGRPEKSIGRSPLAQIIQPRMEEILEIAAIEIKRSGYAGKLAAGVVLTGGGSLIPGVGDLASDVLGVEARVGVPTGLAGGMVQEVTDPKYSTAVGLVFHAMQSGVGNGAVFSGGLAYQGEDRASRNSLVNRIATRMKGWFDEL from the coding sequence ATGAATGAACGTATTGTAGTCGGTGTAGACATCGGCACCACCAAGGTGTGTGCCGTGGTTGCGGCTGTCGACCCTCTCGGCTCGATCAACATTCTGGGGGTCGGGGTTGCAGAGTCGGACGGTCTGAATCGCGGGGTCGTGGTGAACATAGACAAGACGGTCGCCGCCGTGCAGGTTGCCGTAGAGGAGGCGGCGCGGGCCGCCGATGTGGACATTCGGAGCGTAATCGTCGGGATCGCGGGGGATCATGTCCAGAGTTTTCGGACGAGCGGCGTCATCACGATATCGCCTCGGGATCGGGAAATCGTGGCGAACGACGTGCAGCGTCTCCTAAAGGACACCACCCATGTAGCCATGCCCGCCGATCGGGAAATTCTGCATGTCATCCCGCAGGAATACGTGGTGGACGGGCAGGACGGGGTAGCCGATCCTGTGGGGATGAGCGGAGTGCGCCTTGAGGGAACCGTACACATTATCACCGGACTGGTATCCGCGGCCAAAAATGTCTATCGCTGTATCGAGAAAGCGGGTTATCAGGTCGAGGATATTGTGCTGGAGCCCCTGGCTTCGTCCTGTTCGGTGCTCCATCGGGACGAAAGGGAAGTCGGCGTAGCCCTTATCGACATTGGCGGCGGCACGACGGATATCGCCGTGTTCGAGGATAATACCATTCGCCATACCGCCGTCATCGGCATCGCCGGGAACAATGTAACCGACGACATCCGGCGAGGCCTTGGCGTCATGCGGGACCAGGCTGAGCAACTCAAATGCCGTTTTGGGGTCGCTCTCATCGACATGGCCTCGGAAGAGGAGGAAATCACGATACCCGGATTGGGGGGACGCCCGGAAAAGAGTATCGGACGCAGTCCGCTTGCACAGATTATCCAGCCTCGTATGGAGGAGATCCTGGAGATCGCAGCCATCGAGATCAAGCGCAGCGGCTACGCGGGAAAACTGGCAGCCGGCGTGGTGCTTACCGGCGGCGGCTCGCTTATTCCCGGTGTGGGCGATCTTGCCTCCGATGTGCTCGGCGTGGAAGCCCGTGTGGGCGTGCCCACCGGACTGGCCGGCGGCATGGTGCAGGAGGTCACGGACCCCAAGTATTCCACGGCGGTCGGGCTTGTGTTTCACGCAATGCAATCCGGGGTTGGAAACGGTGCGGTTTTCAGTGGAGGACTGGCTTACCAGGGAGAAGATCGCGCCTCTCGGAATTCGCTCGTCAACAGGATTGCGACGAGGATGAAGGGCTGGTTCGACGAACTATAA
- the ftsZ gene encoding cell division protein FtsZ codes for MEKPMSNSFKFTGSLTDKPKLCVVGVGGGGGNAVNDMITRGISGVEFIAVNTDAQALRKNLAPVKIQAGSALTKGLGAGARPTVGADAVEESREEIKQALRGFDMVFITAGMGGGTGTGGAPVVAAIAQKLHILTVAIVTQPFEFEGARRRKAADEGIELLRDFVDTLIVVPNERLMEISDDKTSWLEAFSMVDNVLYNAARGISDLITVHGLVNLDFADVKTTMEAGGQAVMGAAEASGAARAEVAAKDAISSPLLDGLSIAGASNVLVNITSGKNITLQEVKTAVGIIREEAGAEVEVIFGTVIDQAMDDKLSVTVVATGFDLSPGLNGQPPYPRRTMSLSSTGAVPNYKGEDNLKKLDVPAYVRREIVRQDEESERSDRETREEAQTTRAKINRLHRDNPGQTRKEDTDTPAFLRKMMD; via the coding sequence ATGGAGAAACCCATGAGCAACTCCTTCAAATTCACCGGCTCGTTGACCGACAAACCCAAATTGTGCGTGGTCGGCGTTGGCGGCGGCGGCGGCAATGCCGTCAATGACATGATCACCCGCGGGATCAGCGGGGTCGAATTCATTGCGGTCAATACGGACGCGCAGGCGCTCCGGAAGAATCTTGCGCCGGTGAAGATCCAGGCCGGTTCGGCCCTGACGAAAGGTCTTGGGGCCGGCGCCCGGCCTACCGTCGGCGCCGATGCGGTCGAAGAGAGCCGGGAGGAAATCAAGCAGGCGCTTCGGGGCTTCGATATGGTTTTCATTACTGCGGGCATGGGCGGCGGCACCGGCACCGGAGGCGCTCCCGTGGTGGCTGCGATTGCACAGAAACTCCACATTCTGACGGTTGCCATCGTTACGCAGCCATTCGAATTCGAGGGCGCCCGCCGCAGAAAGGCCGCCGATGAAGGCATCGAACTGCTTCGCGATTTTGTCGATACGCTGATTGTCGTTCCCAACGAACGCCTGATGGAAATATCGGACGACAAGACCAGTTGGCTCGAGGCGTTCAGCATGGTGGACAATGTGCTCTACAATGCGGCGCGAGGCATATCCGATCTGATCACCGTACATGGCCTCGTCAACCTCGACTTTGCGGATGTCAAAACGACTATGGAAGCCGGCGGCCAGGCGGTCATGGGAGCGGCGGAGGCAAGCGGCGCCGCACGGGCCGAGGTGGCGGCCAAGGATGCTATTTCGAGTCCGTTGCTTGACGGGCTGTCCATAGCAGGGGCCAGTAATGTGCTTGTCAACATTACCTCCGGTAAGAACATCACGCTCCAGGAGGTTAAGACGGCGGTTGGCATCATTCGGGAAGAAGCGGGAGCAGAGGTGGAAGTCATTTTCGGCACCGTGATAGACCAGGCCATGGACGACAAGCTCAGCGTTACGGTCGTTGCCACGGGATTCGATCTGTCTCCGGGCTTGAACGGTCAGCCCCCGTATCCCCGGAGGACGATGTCGCTTAGCTCGACAGGGGCTGTACCGAATTACAAGGGCGAGGATAATTTGAAGAAACTGGATGTGCCTGCCTACGTGCGTCGGGAGATTGTCCGGCAGGACGAGGAGTCGGAAAGGTCCGACCGGGAAACGAGGGAGGAAGCGCAGACAACCCGGGCAAAAATCAACAGGCTTCATCGCGATAACCCGGGGCAAACCCGGAAAGAAGACACCGATACGCCGGCATTTTTGCGGAAAATGATGGACTGA
- a CDS encoding ABC transporter substrate-binding protein: MARNACLLFLLFGILLELPSPVRAQDRSAEVRRFLEQRDREIKDVLGDRETFTDEQREQLKRVINDGIDFTAMGRAALGPFWADPAPAQREEFVDVFSRIVRNQSLSDLDVYRSVVTYGNITANDTMAYVTTTTVYKDIPTKVEYVLGRTDRQWQVRDIILDDVSTAEGYARSFQSVVRKRGFDSLMNSLRKKLDGMRS, translated from the coding sequence ATGGCACGCAACGCCTGTCTTCTCTTCCTCCTCTTCGGTATCCTGCTCGAACTGCCGAGCCCGGTCCGGGCTCAGGATCGATCCGCTGAAGTGCGCCGCTTTCTCGAACAGCGGGATCGCGAGATCAAGGACGTACTGGGCGACCGGGAGACCTTCACCGACGAACAGCGCGAGCAACTCAAACGCGTGATCAACGACGGTATCGATTTCACGGCGATGGGGCGTGCAGCCCTCGGGCCTTTCTGGGCCGATCCGGCGCCGGCGCAACGGGAGGAATTCGTAGACGTATTCAGCCGGATCGTCCGGAATCAGTCGCTCTCGGATCTTGACGTCTACCGGTCCGTGGTCACCTACGGAAACATTACCGCCAACGACACCATGGCGTATGTAACCACGACCACGGTCTACAAGGACATTCCGACGAAAGTGGAATATGTGCTTGGGCGAACGGACCGGCAGTGGCAGGTCCGGGACATTATCCTGGATGACGTGAGCACGGCGGAAGGATATGCGCGTTCCTTTCAGTCGGTCGTTCGCAAGCGCGGTTTCGATTCCCTGATGAACAGTCTTCGGAAAAAACTGGACGGGATGCGTTCGTAA
- a CDS encoding TolC family protein, with amino-acid sequence MQRHALRLTNALLCICITLFPCAASAQAPDTIRVRLETAVRHALEVSPEINAVASNLDFAQAREQLARASRFATEFSLQTAHAAAPGLRNLPSGVSEDNLYLYPGVRNDWESLRPLNRFETSLVQPLYTWGALQGNIEAARQGVRLEEASVGKKKIEIALRTGTLYYNLLLAKQLVTLTEQAGEIVEQAKTEIDRLLEEGAEDVDDADLFKVRITEQEFLRRVVEVEQGLRTAQSALARQMMLPGATTPEPEEIVLEPMPFVLDSLDTYLRIALEHRPEIGQAAAGLAAREAQIKVARADYFPQLFLGIDSRITLTSGRFRQPNPYVNDPYMGRSLRAGIGLRLPLNMAQTRARVAQAKAERNEVHHQLAAARQLILFEVEAAWRNVITARAAMEAQREALTISGEWLRTEQINFDLDLGDTENLVDAVRANLALRATYYERVRAFNVAVLRLWAETGWAGPGPPALSGVLPE; translated from the coding sequence ATGCAACGGCACGCCCTGCGCCTGACGAACGCCCTTCTGTGCATCTGTATCACCCTTTTCCCCTGCGCCGCCTCCGCCCAGGCGCCGGATACGATCCGCGTACGCCTCGAAACGGCGGTCCGGCACGCCCTCGAAGTGAGCCCGGAGATAAATGCCGTTGCCTCGAATCTTGATTTCGCGCAGGCGCGGGAGCAACTTGCCCGTGCATCCCGATTCGCCACCGAGTTTTCACTCCAGACAGCCCATGCCGCGGCGCCCGGACTTCGCAACCTCCCGTCCGGGGTCTCCGAAGACAATCTGTATCTCTACCCCGGGGTCCGGAACGACTGGGAATCCCTGCGTCCGCTGAACCGGTTCGAGACCAGCCTGGTGCAACCCCTGTATACATGGGGCGCGCTGCAAGGAAACATCGAGGCGGCCCGGCAGGGCGTACGTCTCGAGGAAGCATCCGTAGGCAAAAAAAAGATCGAGATCGCGCTCCGCACCGGTACGCTGTACTACAACCTGTTGCTTGCGAAGCAGCTCGTCACGCTGACCGAACAAGCCGGGGAAATCGTGGAACAGGCCAAGACGGAGATTGACCGTCTCCTCGAAGAAGGCGCGGAAGATGTGGACGACGCCGACCTGTTCAAGGTCCGCATTACGGAGCAGGAATTTCTGCGGCGGGTGGTGGAAGTCGAACAGGGGTTGCGCACCGCGCAAAGCGCCCTTGCGCGCCAGATGATGTTGCCCGGAGCCACGACACCCGAGCCGGAAGAAATCGTGCTGGAACCCATGCCTTTCGTGCTCGACTCCCTGGACACCTATCTGCGGATTGCTCTGGAACATCGGCCGGAAATCGGCCAGGCCGCCGCGGGACTGGCTGCGCGGGAAGCCCAAATCAAGGTGGCGCGCGCAGACTATTTCCCGCAACTTTTCCTCGGCATCGACTCGAGGATTACGCTGACGTCGGGGCGGTTCCGCCAACCGAATCCCTATGTCAACGATCCGTATATGGGACGCAGTCTGCGGGCGGGAATAGGCTTGCGCCTGCCCCTCAATATGGCGCAAACGCGCGCCAGGGTGGCTCAGGCGAAAGCGGAACGCAATGAGGTTCATCACCAACTGGCCGCGGCCAGGCAATTGATCCTGTTCGAGGTGGAAGCAGCCTGGCGCAACGTCATCACCGCGCGAGCCGCCATGGAGGCGCAACGCGAAGCCCTGACCATCAGCGGGGAATGGCTGCGCACCGAACAAATCAATTTCGATCTGGATCTGGGCGATACAGAAAACCTTGTAGATGCCGTGCGGGCAAATCTTGCGTTGAGAGCCACATATTACGAGCGCGTGCGGGCATTCAATGTCGCCGTGTTGCGGTTATGGGCGGAAACGGGCTGGGCCGGGCCCGGCCCGCCGGCGCTGAGCGGTGTTCTCCCGGAATAA
- a CDS encoding HAD hydrolase-like protein: MPGTTEVKALFFDMDGVLVDVSRSYRRAVEETVEQFTGRQLLPSTIQRYKNLGGFNDDWKLTHAIITDTGMSVPLSRIVDAFQRRYRGEEWNGFIAEEPPLIQTATLNKLHASGRTMGIVTGRPEAEAKWTVNRFDWKKYFPLIVAKEKQEKRFKPDPFPLQHALAMLNAAGRAVHPEMAVYVGDSVDDMTCARKAGVRAIGFIPPYIENKEEMASLLQERGADIVIDDLKELPDLVDQ, encoded by the coding sequence ATGCCGGGTACGACCGAGGTCAAGGCGCTTTTCTTCGACATGGACGGCGTGCTCGTGGACGTGTCCCGTTCCTATCGGCGCGCCGTGGAAGAAACCGTGGAGCAATTCACCGGCCGGCAGCTTCTCCCCAGCACCATCCAGCGCTACAAAAACCTCGGCGGCTTCAACGACGACTGGAAACTGACGCACGCCATTATCACCGATACGGGAATGAGCGTGCCGCTAAGCCGTATAGTGGACGCTTTTCAAAGACGATATCGGGGAGAGGAATGGAACGGCTTCATTGCGGAAGAACCCCCTCTCATACAAACGGCTACGCTGAATAAACTCCACGCGAGCGGACGCACTATGGGCATCGTCACGGGACGCCCGGAAGCCGAAGCGAAGTGGACCGTAAATCGTTTCGACTGGAAAAAGTATTTTCCCCTGATTGTCGCCAAGGAAAAACAGGAGAAGCGTTTCAAGCCGGACCCATTTCCTCTCCAGCATGCGCTGGCCATGCTCAACGCGGCAGGACGCGCCGTGCATCCTGAAATGGCCGTGTATGTCGGTGATTCCGTGGATGACATGACATGCGCCCGGAAAGCCGGGGTGCGCGCTATAGGCTTCATCCCTCCCTATATCGAAAACAAGGAGGAAATGGCATCGTTGTTGCAGGAGCGGGGAGCGGATATCGTCATTGACGACCTGAAAGAACTGCCGGATCTCGTTGACCAATAG